A section of the Burkholderiales bacterium genome encodes:
- a CDS encoding peptidase domain-containing ABC transporter has translation MRDEPFSASASIAPADVQWAIGSLCNLHRRAFDATAYVARTPPPHSLVTLVEGLREAGFDVRVVEAGVAALARAPMPCVAMLRAPHPEDAGGGTQVIAQVRPSLVVSVSVDRVVWFAAGSRAPNEAPAAVFAAQATGTAVLVRLPDDAEVGEAAAAPSGRFGFRTVFAELARHRDAVRDVLAASLALHLAGLALPLASQVIIDKVIVNRATSTLAVVAAALALLIAFSAAIGWLRQTVVVHAGTRVDAVLGSRVYAHLLRIPLGFFERRPVGVLVARLNGVETVREFLAGAAITVVLDLPFALVFIVVMTFYSAPLTLVALGCIGALAALSLAVAPSLERRLNEEFMTGARAQALATESLVGIETVKALELEASFTRRYDDALGAWLRAGFATRQLANGYQSAAGALEQAMTAAILCAGAWLVMRGSEFTIGMLVAFQMFASRVSQPVLRLAGLWQQFQQAAIAVRRLADVMDVPAEPRSGVRADAAGAARLTFERVGFRHGEGGWLLHGLDLDVAPGECVVITGPSGCGKSTLCRLAAGFAFPAEGAVRLDGRDTRALACDTLRAALGIVPQDTVLFAGSVLDNLVLSRPHASAEEVERACRRAGVHDAIAALPDGYRTRLGERGIGLSGGQKQRLALARALLKSPRLLLLDEPLSQLDAASAAEVGASISALKGATTIVVVSHVVPPTLLADRVVRMASCATRPDRRVIAPG, from the coding sequence ATGCGCGACGAGCCATTCTCCGCGTCCGCCTCGATCGCGCCCGCCGACGTGCAATGGGCGATCGGGAGCCTCTGCAACCTGCACCGGCGCGCGTTCGACGCGACCGCGTACGTCGCGCGCACGCCGCCGCCGCACTCGCTCGTCACGCTGGTCGAGGGCCTGCGGGAAGCGGGCTTCGACGTCCGCGTGGTCGAAGCGGGAGTCGCCGCGCTCGCCCGCGCGCCGATGCCCTGCGTGGCGATGCTTCGCGCGCCGCATCCGGAGGACGCCGGCGGCGGAACGCAGGTGATCGCGCAGGTGCGCCCGTCGCTCGTCGTCTCGGTTTCGGTCGATCGCGTCGTCTGGTTCGCCGCGGGATCGCGCGCGCCGAACGAGGCACCCGCCGCAGTGTTCGCCGCGCAGGCCACCGGGACGGCCGTGCTGGTCCGGTTGCCGGACGACGCCGAAGTCGGGGAGGCCGCGGCGGCGCCGTCCGGGCGGTTCGGCTTCCGGACCGTGTTCGCGGAACTCGCGCGCCACCGCGACGCCGTGCGCGACGTCCTCGCGGCCTCGCTCGCGCTGCATCTCGCCGGGCTCGCGCTGCCGCTCGCGAGCCAGGTCATCATCGACAAGGTGATCGTCAACCGCGCGACGAGCACGCTCGCGGTGGTCGCTGCCGCGCTCGCGCTCCTCATCGCGTTCTCCGCGGCGATCGGCTGGCTGAGGCAGACCGTGGTCGTGCATGCCGGGACACGGGTCGATGCGGTGCTCGGCTCGCGGGTGTACGCGCACCTGCTGCGGATTCCGCTGGGCTTCTTCGAGCGGAGGCCGGTCGGCGTGCTCGTGGCCCGGCTGAACGGCGTCGAGACGGTGCGCGAGTTCCTCGCCGGCGCCGCGATCACCGTCGTGCTCGACCTGCCGTTCGCGCTGGTGTTCATCGTCGTGATGACGTTCTACAGCGCGCCGCTCACGCTCGTCGCGCTCGGTTGCATCGGCGCCCTCGCAGCGCTGTCGCTGGCGGTGGCGCCGTCGCTGGAGCGGCGGCTGAACGAGGAGTTCATGACCGGCGCGCGCGCGCAGGCGCTCGCCACCGAGTCGCTCGTCGGGATCGAGACCGTCAAGGCGCTGGAGCTCGAAGCCTCGTTCACGCGACGCTACGACGACGCGCTCGGGGCGTGGCTGCGCGCCGGGTTCGCGACGCGCCAGCTCGCGAACGGCTATCAGTCCGCGGCCGGCGCGCTCGAGCAGGCGATGACGGCGGCGATCCTGTGCGCGGGGGCGTGGCTCGTGATGCGCGGCAGCGAATTCACGATCGGCATGCTGGTCGCGTTCCAGATGTTCGCCTCGCGCGTCTCGCAGCCGGTCCTGCGGCTCGCGGGGCTCTGGCAGCAGTTCCAGCAGGCGGCGATCGCGGTGCGCCGCCTCGCCGACGTGATGGACGTGCCGGCCGAGCCGCGGTCGGGGGTGCGCGCCGACGCGGCGGGCGCCGCGCGCCTGACCTTCGAGCGCGTCGGCTTCCGGCACGGCGAAGGCGGCTGGCTGCTGCACGGGCTCGATCTGGACGTCGCGCCCGGCGAGTGCGTGGTGATCACCGGGCCGTCCGGATGCGGGAAGAGCACGCTGTGTCGACTCGCCGCCGGGTTCGCGTTCCCGGCCGAAGGCGCCGTGCGCCTCGACGGCCGCGATACGCGCGCGCTCGCCTGCGACACGCTGCGCGCGGCGCTCGGCATCGTGCCGCAGGACACCGTGCTGTTCGCGGGGAGCGTGCTCGACAATCTCGTGCTGTCGCGCCCGCACGCGTCGGCGGAGGAGGTCGAACGCGCCTGCCGTCGCGCCGGAGTGCACGACGCCATCGCGGCGCTGCCCGACGGCTACCGTACGCGGCTGGGCGAGCGCGGCATCGGGCTCTCCGGCGGGCAGAAGCAGCGGCTCGCGCTGGCGCGCGCGCTCCTCAAGTCACCGCGCCTGCTGCTGCTCGACGAGCCGCTGAGTCAGCTCGATGCGGCGTCCGCCGCCGAGGTCGGAGCTTCGATCAGCGCGCTCAAGGGGGCGACGACGATCGTCGTCGTGAGCCACGTCGTGCCGCCGACGCTGTTGGCGGACCGTGTCGTTCGCATGGCATCGTGCGCGACCCGCCCCGATCGTCGCGTCATCGCTCCGGGATGA
- a CDS encoding HlyD family type I secretion periplasmic adaptor subunit, whose amino-acid sequence MFAFTASERAVPEDGAFAPGWERLENTRMAPRRRRVLHLLLCFGATALAWALLGKLDVVVVAEGRLVPRTQTKIVQPADAGVVREVLVAEGASVVEGETLIRLDGTLASSETRALRAEFVRRDLQRRRIDAELAGTPPRQHSDDDEEAFRSALAQFRANRQAHTDALGQESAAIVRLEQDLAAARATERKLERVVPIVRSAAERYAELRREGFASELAALEREREAIEKAAELEAQRHVVTGLESAGVQARTRRDQIASGYRAQLLAERATADAEIARVGEALARALHRAEGVEIRAPYAGTVKDVAARGAGAVVAAGTPLVTLVPAGEELVAEVLVRHEDAGFVHPGREARVKLVTYPFQKYGTIDGQVIHVAPDATEPSADVPAASGYRVRVALAAQALRAGDAPFELASGMLVSAEILLGERRVVEYLLSPLRRAWGEAGRER is encoded by the coding sequence ATGTTCGCGTTCACCGCCTCGGAGCGCGCCGTTCCCGAAGATGGCGCGTTCGCTCCGGGTTGGGAGCGTCTGGAGAACACGCGGATGGCCCCCCGGCGCCGGCGCGTGCTGCATCTGCTGCTCTGCTTCGGCGCAACGGCGCTCGCCTGGGCCCTGCTGGGGAAGCTCGACGTCGTGGTCGTGGCCGAAGGCCGCCTCGTGCCCCGGACGCAGACGAAGATCGTCCAGCCCGCCGACGCGGGCGTGGTGCGCGAAGTCCTGGTGGCCGAAGGCGCGAGCGTGGTCGAGGGCGAGACGCTCATCCGCCTCGACGGCACGCTGGCCTCGTCGGAGACGCGCGCGCTGCGGGCCGAATTCGTGCGGCGCGACCTCCAGCGTCGCCGCATCGACGCGGAACTCGCCGGGACGCCCCCCCGGCAACATTCGGACGACGACGAGGAGGCGTTCCGGTCCGCATTGGCGCAGTTTCGCGCGAACCGGCAGGCGCACACCGATGCGCTCGGGCAGGAGTCCGCCGCGATCGTGCGCCTGGAGCAGGACCTGGCCGCCGCCCGGGCCACCGAGCGCAAGCTCGAACGCGTGGTGCCGATCGTGCGCTCCGCCGCGGAGCGCTACGCGGAGTTGCGGCGCGAGGGCTTCGCGAGCGAACTCGCCGCGCTCGAGCGCGAACGCGAGGCGATCGAGAAGGCGGCGGAACTCGAGGCCCAGCGTCACGTCGTCACGGGGCTCGAATCGGCTGGCGTCCAGGCTCGCACGCGCCGCGACCAGATCGCATCGGGGTATCGCGCTCAACTGCTGGCCGAACGGGCGACGGCGGACGCGGAGATCGCGCGCGTGGGCGAGGCGCTCGCCCGCGCGCTCCACCGAGCCGAGGGCGTCGAGATCCGTGCACCGTACGCCGGTACGGTGAAGGACGTCGCCGCGCGTGGCGCGGGCGCGGTGGTCGCCGCGGGCACGCCGCTCGTCACGCTCGTTCCGGCCGGCGAGGAGCTGGTCGCGGAGGTGCTCGTCCGTCACGAAGACGCGGGTTTCGTGCATCCGGGACGGGAGGCGCGCGTGAAACTCGTCACCTATCCGTTCCAGAAGTACGGCACGATCGACGGGCAGGTGATCCACGTCGCGCCCGACGCCACCGAGCCGTCCGCCGACGTGCCCGCGGCCTCCGGCTACCGGGTGCGCGTCGCATTGGCCGCGCAGGCGCTGCGCGCGGGCGATGCGCCGTTCGAACTCGCATCCGGCATGCTCGTGTCCGCCGAGATCCTGCTGGGCGAGCGCCGCGTCGTCGAATATCTGCTCTCGCCGCTGCGCCGGGCCTGGGGCGAGGCCGGTCGCGAACGGTAG
- a CDS encoding pyridoxal phosphate-dependent aminotransferase has protein sequence MNAPGNPQAVVPPLSRRAESLGTENAFVVLAEVNALVRAGADVVSFCIGQPDFPTPPRVQDAAIAAIRSGRHGYTPSAGIDELRAAAAHDMGARRGLAIAAEDVVVGAGAKPFIAYTIASTTDYGAGDEVIYPVPGFPIYESQILANGAVPVPIFLRESRDFAFDPAEFEAAITPKTRLVILNTPHNPTGGLLRTADLDAIAAILERHPRVWIYADEIYSRLAYDGRFESIATRPGLLERTVISDGASKTWAMTGWRIGYCANRALAPVFTRWITNTDSCASQISQWAAVEAITGPQDEAEAMRASFLARRDLIVGLLNAVPGVSCRSPGGAFYAWPNVTEACRMTGCADSEAFRKRLLHEAGVAVLADIHFGRRVPGDGQHIRFSYAASNEAIVEGVRRIDAFVRRHARA, from the coding sequence ATGAACGCTCCCGGAAATCCGCAGGCCGTCGTCCCGCCGCTGTCGCGCCGCGCCGAATCGCTCGGCACCGAGAACGCCTTCGTCGTGCTGGCGGAGGTCAACGCGCTCGTGCGGGCCGGCGCGGACGTCGTCTCGTTCTGCATCGGCCAGCCGGACTTCCCGACGCCGCCGCGCGTCCAGGACGCGGCCATCGCGGCGATCCGTTCCGGCCGGCACGGCTACACGCCGTCGGCCGGCATCGACGAACTGCGTGCGGCTGCCGCGCACGACATGGGCGCGCGGCGCGGGCTCGCGATCGCGGCCGAGGACGTCGTCGTCGGCGCCGGCGCGAAGCCGTTCATCGCCTACACGATCGCCTCGACGACCGACTACGGCGCCGGCGACGAGGTGATCTACCCGGTGCCGGGGTTCCCGATCTACGAGTCGCAGATTCTCGCGAACGGCGCGGTGCCGGTGCCGATCTTCCTGCGCGAGTCGCGCGACTTCGCGTTCGATCCGGCGGAGTTCGAGGCGGCGATCACGCCGAAGACCCGGCTCGTCATCCTGAACACGCCGCACAACCCGACCGGGGGCCTGCTGCGCACCGCGGACCTCGACGCGATCGCCGCGATCCTCGAGCGCCATCCGCGCGTGTGGATCTACGCCGACGAAATCTACTCGCGGCTCGCCTACGACGGCCGCTTCGAGTCGATCGCGACCCGGCCCGGCCTCCTCGAGCGCACGGTGATCAGCGACGGTGCGTCGAAGACCTGGGCGATGACCGGCTGGCGCATCGGGTACTGCGCGAACCGCGCGCTCGCGCCGGTGTTCACGCGCTGGATCACCAACACCGACTCCTGCGCGTCGCAGATCTCGCAGTGGGCGGCGGTCGAGGCGATCACCGGTCCGCAGGACGAGGCCGAGGCGATGCGCGCGAGTTTCCTCGCGCGGCGCGACCTGATCGTCGGCCTGCTGAACGCGGTGCCCGGAGTCTCCTGCCGCTCGCCGGGCGGCGCCTTCTACGCGTGGCCCAACGTCACGGAAGCCTGCCGCATGACCGGGTGCGCGGATTCCGAGGCCTTCCGCAAGCGCCTGCTGCACGAAGCAGGCGTCGCGGTGCTCGCCGACATCCATTTCGGCCGCCGGGTCCCCGGCGACGGCCAGCACATCCGCTTCTCCTACGCGGCGTCGAACGAGGCGATCGTCGAAGGCGTTCGCCGCATCGACGCGTTCGTCCGCAGACACGCCCGCGCCTGA
- the nuoN gene encoding NADH-quinone oxidoreductase subunit NuoN, with amino-acid sequence MPHLAAVLPEIVILVAACVILIVDLFVPEERRAISYRLTQAALLLGIVVVVVTARIDPVRVFGGLVVDDMLSDVLKLFALIAVALTLAYSRGYLAARGLYRGEMFVLALFALLGMMVMMSAASLVTLYLGLELMSLALYALVALRRDAAAPSEAAIKYFVLGALASGVLLYGFSMVYGATGSLDLDRIALATLGAQGDRTLLVFGLVFVVSGIAFKLGVVPYHMWVPDVYHGAPTPVTLLIGTAPKLAAFAFTLRLLAGALKGLEFDWQGMLIVLSLLSMVFGNLVAIAQVNLKRMLAYSTIAHMGYMLLGFLAADLNGFSAAMFYAVTYVLMTLVAFGMILLLSRESFEADLLDDFKGLNRRSPWWAFMMLLAMFSLAGIPPTLGFYAKFAVIEAAVNQGFVALAVAAVLTSVVGAFYYLRVVKLMYFDEPAESAPIVAPGGTRVLLSANGLLLLVLGIVPQILMGLCTLAITQAHF; translated from the coding sequence ATGCCCCATCTCGCCGCCGTCCTGCCCGAGATCGTCATCCTCGTGGCGGCCTGCGTGATCCTGATCGTCGACCTGTTCGTGCCGGAGGAGCGGCGCGCGATCAGCTACCGGCTCACCCAGGCGGCGCTGCTCCTCGGGATCGTCGTCGTGGTGGTGACCGCGCGCATCGACCCGGTGCGCGTCTTCGGCGGCCTGGTCGTCGACGACATGCTCTCCGACGTCCTCAAGCTCTTCGCCCTGATCGCGGTGGCGCTGACGCTCGCCTATTCCCGCGGCTACCTCGCCGCGCGCGGGCTCTACCGCGGCGAGATGTTCGTGCTGGCGCTGTTCGCGCTGCTCGGCATGATGGTGATGATGTCGGCGGCGAGCCTCGTGACCCTCTACCTCGGCCTCGAACTGATGTCGCTCGCGCTGTACGCGCTGGTCGCGCTGCGCCGCGACGCCGCGGCGCCTTCCGAGGCGGCGATCAAGTACTTCGTGCTGGGCGCGCTCGCCTCGGGCGTGCTGCTGTACGGGTTCTCGATGGTCTACGGCGCCACCGGGTCGCTCGACCTCGACCGGATCGCGCTGGCGACGCTCGGCGCGCAGGGCGACCGCACGCTCCTGGTATTCGGGCTCGTCTTCGTCGTGTCGGGCATCGCGTTCAAGCTGGGCGTCGTCCCCTACCACATGTGGGTGCCCGACGTGTACCACGGAGCGCCGACACCGGTGACGCTCCTGATCGGCACGGCGCCGAAGCTCGCCGCGTTCGCGTTCACGCTGCGCCTGCTCGCGGGGGCGTTGAAAGGGCTCGAGTTCGACTGGCAGGGGATGCTGATCGTGCTGTCGCTCCTGTCGATGGTGTTCGGGAACCTCGTCGCCATCGCGCAGGTGAACCTGAAGCGGATGCTCGCCTACTCGACCATCGCGCACATGGGCTACATGCTGCTGGGGTTCCTCGCGGCGGATCTCAACGGGTTCTCCGCGGCGATGTTCTACGCGGTCACCTACGTGCTGATGACCCTCGTCGCGTTCGGCATGATCCTGCTCCTGTCGCGCGAGTCGTTCGAGGCGGACCTGCTCGACGACTTCAAGGGACTCAACCGGCGCTCGCCCTGGTGGGCGTTCATGATGCTGCTCGCGATGTTCTCGCTCGCCGGCATCCCGCCGACGCTGGGCTTCTACGCCAAGTTCGCCGTCATCGAGGCCGCGGTCAACCAGGGCTTCGTCGCTCTCGCGGTCGCCGCGGTGCTGACCTCGGTGGTCGGGGCGTTCTACTACCTGCGCGTCGTCAAGCTCATGTACTTCGACGAACCCGCGGAATCCGCCCCGATCGTCGCGCCGGGCGGCACGCGGGTGCTCCTGTCGGCGAACGGCCTGCTGCTCCTCGTGCTCGGCATCGTCCCGCAGATCCTGATGGGACTCTGCACGTTGGCGATCACGCAGGCGCATTTCTGA
- a CDS encoding NADH-quinone oxidoreductase subunit M — protein sequence MLPYLSLAIWVPIVAGLAVLVLHRDSDAPKARWVALAGAVAGFAVTLPLYGLFDTTTSALQFVERTEWIPRFDAWYFLGVDGISVLFILLNSFMTLVVVWAGWEVIQTRVAQYMAAFLIMSGLINGAFAAMDGVLFYVFFEAMLIPMYLIIGVWGGPRRVYAAIKFFLYTLLGSLLMLVALVYLYNVTESFALADWYRVPLSMPVQVALFFAFFLAFSVKVPMWPVHTWLPDAHVEAPTGGSVILAAITLKIGGYGFIRFILPIVPDAAHLLSGFMIALSLVAVIYIGFVAIVQADMKKLIAYSSISHMGFVTLGFFLFSALGVEGALVQMVSHGFVSAAMFLCVGVLYDRMHSRQIADYGGVVNTMPLFAGFWVFFAMANSGLPGTSGFVGEFLVILAAIRENVWIGSAAAVTLILGAAYTLWMVKRVVFGAVANPQVAALTDLSRREFWLLALVAAAVLLMGVWPAPFVDVMHVTVTDLLAHVAKSKL from the coding sequence ATGCTGCCCTACCTGTCGCTCGCGATCTGGGTCCCGATCGTCGCGGGACTCGCGGTGCTCGTGCTGCACCGCGACTCCGACGCCCCGAAGGCGCGCTGGGTCGCCCTCGCCGGCGCCGTCGCCGGCTTCGCGGTCACGCTGCCGCTCTACGGGCTGTTCGACACGACGACCTCGGCGCTGCAATTCGTCGAGCGGACCGAGTGGATCCCGCGCTTCGACGCCTGGTACTTCCTCGGCGTCGACGGCATCTCGGTTCTGTTCATCCTGCTGAACAGCTTCATGACGCTGGTCGTCGTCTGGGCGGGCTGGGAGGTGATCCAGACGCGCGTGGCGCAGTACATGGCCGCGTTCCTGATCATGTCCGGGCTCATCAACGGCGCGTTCGCCGCGATGGACGGCGTGCTGTTCTACGTGTTCTTCGAGGCGATGCTGATCCCGATGTACCTGATCATCGGTGTCTGGGGCGGCCCGAGGCGCGTGTACGCGGCGATCAAGTTCTTCCTCTACACGCTGCTGGGCTCGCTCCTGATGCTGGTGGCGCTGGTCTACCTGTACAACGTCACCGAGAGCTTCGCGCTCGCCGACTGGTACCGGGTACCGCTCTCGATGCCGGTCCAGGTCGCGCTGTTCTTCGCCTTCTTCCTCGCGTTCTCGGTCAAGGTCCCGATGTGGCCGGTGCACACCTGGCTGCCCGACGCCCACGTCGAGGCGCCGACCGGCGGCTCGGTGATCCTCGCCGCGATCACGCTCAAGATCGGCGGCTACGGCTTCATCCGCTTCATCCTGCCGATCGTCCCTGATGCCGCGCACTTGCTCTCCGGCTTCATGATCGCGCTGTCGCTCGTCGCGGTGATCTACATCGGCTTCGTCGCGATCGTCCAGGCCGACATGAAGAAGCTGATCGCGTACTCGTCGATCTCGCACATGGGCTTCGTGACGCTCGGCTTCTTCCTGTTCAGTGCGCTCGGCGTCGAGGGCGCGCTGGTGCAGATGGTCTCGCACGGCTTTGTCTCGGCCGCGATGTTCCTGTGCGTCGGCGTCCTGTACGACCGCATGCACAGCCGCCAGATCGCCGACTACGGCGGCGTGGTCAACACGATGCCGCTGTTCGCCGGTTTCTGGGTGTTCTTCGCGATGGCCAACTCGGGCCTGCCGGGCACGTCCGGGTTCGTCGGCGAGTTCCTGGTGATCCTCGCCGCGATCCGCGAGAACGTCTGGATCGGGTCCGCCGCCGCGGTCACGCTGATCCTCGGCGCCGCCTACACGCTGTGGATGGTGAAGCGCGTGGTCTTCGGCGCGGTGGCCAATCCGCAGGTCGCCGCGCTCACCGACCTGTCGCGCCGCGAATTCTGGCTGCTCGCCCTGGTCGCGGCCGCGGTGCTGTTGATGGGCGTGTGGCCCGCGCCCTTCGTCGACGTGATGCACGTCACCGTCACCGATCTCCTCGCGCACGTCGCGAAGTCCAAACTCTGA
- the nuoL gene encoding NADH-quinone oxidoreductase subunit L, whose translation MDMKTLYLVVALAPLVASAVVGFWGRRLGRGVSHWLCILGVALSTAGSFVVLRDVLSGHLFNGDVYTWVASGDLRFTIGFLIDPLTATMMVVVSFVSLMVHVYTIGYMAEDPGYTRFFSYISLFTFSMLMLVMSNNFLQLFFGWEAVGLVSYLLIGFWYERPSAIYANLKAFLANRVGDFGFLIGIGLVLAATGSLDYAKVFAMAPEIGGATIDLGGGVVWSLASLICICLFVGAMGKSAQVPLHVWLPDSMEGPTPISALIHAATMVTAGIFMVARMSPLFEQSATALSVVTVVGATTALFMAFLGIVQNDIKRVVAYSTLSQLGYMTVALGVSAYSAAIFHLMTHAFFKALLFLGAGSVIIAMHHEQDLRRMGGLRRYMPVTWITAVVGSLALAGIPPFAGFFSKDAIIEAVHLSKIPGQGYAYFAVMAGVFITAFYSFRMLFLAFHGEPRWTKPAAQHDADPEHGHDASHDAGSEPDAHHGVDADHPPKESPWVVTVPLVLLAIPSVFAGWAYIEPMLFGGWFGPSILVAPGRDVLMELARDWHGVVGFMMHGVTAAPFWLALAGIAAAWYCYLVNPALPERLKALAGPVYTLLDNKYYFDRFNDWFFAGGFRRIGRLFSEVGDRSVIDGFFVNGTAKLIGLASALVRHVQSGYVYHYAFTMIVGLFGLLVWWGRP comes from the coding sequence ATGGACATGAAGACCCTCTATCTCGTCGTCGCGCTCGCGCCGCTCGTCGCGTCCGCCGTCGTCGGCTTCTGGGGCCGCCGGCTGGGCCGCGGCGTGTCGCACTGGCTGTGCATCCTCGGCGTGGCGCTCTCCACCGCCGGCTCCTTCGTCGTGCTGCGGGACGTGCTCTCGGGGCATCTCTTCAACGGCGACGTCTACACCTGGGTCGCGTCGGGCGACCTCCGGTTCACGATCGGCTTCCTGATCGACCCGCTCACCGCCACGATGATGGTGGTGGTGAGCTTCGTGTCGCTGATGGTCCACGTCTACACGATCGGCTACATGGCCGAGGATCCGGGCTACACGCGCTTCTTCAGCTACATCTCGCTCTTCACGTTCTCGATGCTCATGCTGGTCATGAGCAACAACTTCCTGCAGCTCTTCTTCGGCTGGGAGGCGGTCGGCCTGGTCTCGTATCTGCTGATCGGCTTCTGGTACGAGCGGCCGAGCGCGATCTACGCGAACCTGAAGGCATTCCTCGCCAACCGGGTCGGCGACTTCGGCTTCCTGATCGGCATCGGGCTCGTCCTCGCCGCGACCGGCTCGCTCGACTACGCGAAGGTGTTCGCGATGGCGCCGGAGATCGGCGGCGCGACGATCGACCTGGGCGGCGGCGTCGTCTGGTCGCTCGCGAGCCTCATCTGCATCTGTCTCTTCGTCGGCGCGATGGGCAAGAGCGCGCAGGTGCCGCTGCACGTCTGGCTGCCCGACTCGATGGAAGGCCCGACGCCGATCTCCGCGCTGATCCACGCGGCGACGATGGTGACGGCCGGCATCTTCATGGTCGCGCGCATGAGCCCGCTGTTCGAGCAGTCGGCCACGGCGCTCTCGGTCGTGACGGTCGTCGGCGCGACGACGGCGCTGTTCATGGCGTTCCTCGGGATCGTCCAGAACGACATCAAGCGCGTGGTCGCGTACTCGACGCTGTCGCAACTGGGTTACATGACGGTCGCGCTGGGCGTCTCGGCGTACTCGGCGGCGATCTTCCACCTGATGACGCACGCGTTCTTCAAGGCGCTGCTGTTCCTCGGGGCGGGCTCGGTGATCATCGCGATGCACCACGAGCAGGACCTGCGGCGGATGGGCGGCCTGCGCAGGTACATGCCGGTCACCTGGATCACGGCCGTCGTCGGGTCGCTGGCGCTCGCCGGCATTCCGCCGTTCGCCGGTTTCTTCTCGAAGGACGCGATCATCGAGGCCGTGCACCTGTCGAAGATCCCGGGCCAGGGCTACGCGTACTTCGCGGTGATGGCGGGCGTGTTCATCACGGCGTTCTATTCGTTCCGGATGCTGTTCCTCGCGTTCCACGGCGAGCCGCGCTGGACCAAACCGGCCGCGCAGCACGACGCCGACCCGGAGCACGGACACGACGCGTCGCACGACGCGGGCAGCGAACCCGACGCGCACCACGGCGTCGACGCCGACCATCCGCCGAAGGAGAGCCCGTGGGTCGTCACCGTGCCGCTCGTCCTGCTGGCGATCCCGTCGGTGTTCGCCGGGTGGGCGTACATCGAGCCGATGCTCTTCGGCGGCTGGTTCGGCCCGTCGATCCTGGTCGCCCCCGGACGTGACGTGCTGATGGAACTCGCGCGCGACTGGCACGGGGTCGTCGGCTTCATGATGCACGGCGTGACCGCCGCGCCGTTCTGGCTCGCGCTCGCCGGCATCGCCGCCGCCTGGTACTGCTACCTCGTCAATCCGGCGCTGCCCGAGCGGCTCAAGGCGTTGGCGGGCCCGGTCTACACGCTGCTCGACAACAAGTACTACTTCGACCGCTTCAACGACTGGTTCTTCGCCGGCGGCTTCCGCCGCATCGGCCGCCTGTTCTCCGAGGTGGGCGACCGCAGCGTCATCGACGGATTCTTCGTGAACGGCACGGCGAAACTGATCGGCCTCGCCTCCGCGCTCGTGCGCCACGTCCAGTCCGGCTATGTCTACCACTACGCGTTCACGATGATCGTCGGCCTGTTCGGGCTCCTCGTCTGGTGGGGTCGCCCCTGA
- the nuoK gene encoding NADH-quinone oxidoreductase subunit NuoK, which yields MTAPTLTHYLVLGAMLFAISVAGIFLNRKNVLILLMAIELMLLAVNLNFVAFSSHLGDMAGQVFVFFILTVAAAESAIGLAILVLLFRNVGSIDVDDLGKLKG from the coding sequence CTGACCGCGCCGACGCTGACGCACTACCTCGTGCTGGGCGCGATGCTGTTCGCGATCAGCGTCGCGGGCATCTTCCTCAACCGCAAGAACGTGCTGATCCTGCTGATGGCGATCGAGCTGATGCTGCTCGCCGTCAACCTGAACTTCGTCGCGTTCTCGAGCCACCTCGGCGACATGGCGGGCCAGGTGTTCGTGTTCTTCATCCTGACCGTCGCCGCGGCCGAGTCGGCGATCGGCCTCGCGATCCTCGTGCTCCTGTTCCGCAACGTGGGCTCGATCGACGTCGACGACCTGGGCAAGCTCAAGGGATAG
- a CDS encoding NADH-quinone oxidoreductase subunit J, with protein sequence MTFQTAVFYLFSAILVFAALRVITVRNPVHAALWLVCSFFTAAAIWLLLGAEFLAIVLVLVYVGAVMVLFLFVVMMLDVNFDELRRHFRSYLPLGTVVGALVLLEMVLVILSGTPAAPSGAPIPPGSNTAALGRLIYVDYVFAFELAAVLLLVAIVAAIALTWRRRRETKRQDPAEQVKVRREDRVRLVTMASERREGP encoded by the coding sequence ATGACGTTCCAGACCGCCGTCTTCTACCTGTTCTCCGCGATCCTCGTGTTCGCGGCGCTGCGGGTCATCACCGTGCGCAACCCGGTGCACGCGGCGCTGTGGCTCGTCTGCTCGTTCTTCACCGCGGCCGCGATCTGGCTCCTGCTCGGGGCGGAGTTCCTGGCGATCGTGCTGGTGCTGGTCTACGTGGGCGCGGTGATGGTGCTGTTCCTGTTCGTCGTCATGATGCTCGACGTCAACTTCGACGAGCTGCGGCGGCACTTCCGCAGCTACCTGCCGCTCGGCACGGTCGTCGGCGCCCTGGTGCTGCTCGAGATGGTGCTGGTGATCCTGTCGGGGACGCCGGCGGCGCCGTCGGGCGCGCCGATCCCGCCGGGCAGCAACACGGCGGCGCTGGGCCGCCTGATCTACGTCGACTACGTGTTCGCGTTCGAACTGGCGGCCGTGCTGCTGCTGGTGGCGATCGTCGCGGCGATCGCGCTGACCTGGCGCCGGCGCCGCGAGACGAAGCGGCAGGATCCGGCCGAGCAGGTGAAGGTGCGCCGCGAGGACCGCGTGCGGCTGGTCACGATGGCGTCCGAGCGGCGCGAGGGCCCGTGA